A portion of the Candidatus Zymogenaceae bacterium genome contains these proteins:
- a CDS encoding MarR family transcriptional regulator, with the protein MNESDGYTLNKDASDTSYIQHLLNSCLYFTSSTLFRIITRMAEEEFGVVGLSPSHSFLLLVANEHPGISQKQAAHILNLSPSTVSRFVDTLVSREFMEKREQGRLVLLFPTKRGGILCADIRRAWASLYKRYTDILGVEIGNDLTRMIDGANKKLTGGI; encoded by the coding sequence ATGAACGAATCCGACGGCTATACGCTGAATAAAGACGCATCCGACACCTCCTATATTCAGCATCTTCTCAACAGTTGCCTCTATTTTACCTCCAGCACGCTCTTCAGGATCATTACCCGGATGGCCGAGGAGGAGTTCGGGGTGGTGGGTTTGTCTCCATCCCATTCGTTCCTGCTGCTGGTAGCCAATGAGCACCCCGGCATTTCTCAGAAGCAGGCGGCGCACATTCTCAATCTTTCGCCATCCACAGTCAGCCGATTTGTCGACACGCTGGTCTCGCGTGAGTTCATGGAAAAGAGGGAGCAGGGACGTCTGGTGCTTTTATTCCCCACGAAAAGAGGCGGGATTCTATGCGCAGACATACGCCGTGCGTGGGCGAGCCTCTATAAACGATATACCGACATTCTGGGTGTGGAGATTGGAAATGATCTGACCAGGATGATCGACGGTGCCAATAAGAAACTGACGGGTGGGATATAA
- a CDS encoding nuclear transport factor 2 family protein codes for MISAKDMLRAEIERMIDTETRAWDEQDPELLVSIFHADMVWPWPPDNTAHDPMAWVFVQGRFNRDRWRDRWRELFENYILVHNHRETLRIEVSAEGDGAFAVVDVDTLWRHRETGDALHWKGRAGKGYTLTEDGWKLIFHTGLLIYPDEIVA; via the coding sequence ATGATATCTGCAAAGGATATGCTTCGCGCCGAGATAGAAAGGATGATCGATACGGAGACCCGGGCCTGGGACGAACAGGACCCGGAGCTGTTGGTGTCGATCTTTCACGCGGACATGGTCTGGCCCTGGCCGCCGGACAATACCGCCCACGATCCCATGGCGTGGGTGTTCGTGCAGGGACGGTTCAACCGGGACCGGTGGCGGGATCGATGGCGGGAGCTGTTTGAAAATTATATACTGGTGCACAACCACAGGGAGACCCTCAGGATAGAGGTGTCGGCCGAGGGTGACGGGGCGTTTGCGGTGGTGGATGTGGACACCCTCTGGCGGCACAGGGAGACCGGCGATGCGCTTCACTGGAAGGGGCGCGCTGGGAAGGGATACACCCTGACCGAAGACGGCTGGAAGCTGATTTTCCACACCGGGCTTCTGATCTATCCCGATGAAATCGTCGCGTGA
- the rsgA gene encoding ribosome small subunit-dependent GTPase A — protein MEGTGLEKLGYGEWIQEIAAEYLKDDFSLARVIEVNKNSYMVSDGEHEMLAELSGRFMFNAEGVTDFPTVGDWVTIQAFDDSTYAIVHSVLPRKTLLKRKEPGKRIDFQLIAANIDFGLVMQSANHLNLNLLDRYFVMLHESGIQPIAVFSKIDLVSPSELAVLDNTLSRLRNEYLLISNITDEGVEELSKRLIPGETYCLLGKSGVGKTSLLNNLLGTKAFRVDEVREKDGKGRHITTRRQLICIDSGGIIIDTPGMRELGNFEIEDGLDQTFEEFSSYAPKCCFRNCTHTHEDGCAIIEAVKNGEIEKSRYKNYLKIRRESEFYEMSYQEKRTKDKSFGKMIKNYKKNTRKNQID, from the coding sequence ATGGAAGGCACAGGTCTTGAAAAATTAGGGTATGGTGAATGGATTCAGGAAATTGCAGCCGAATACCTGAAAGACGACTTTTCCCTCGCACGAGTCATAGAGGTCAACAAGAACAGCTATATGGTGTCCGACGGCGAGCATGAGATGTTGGCGGAACTCTCCGGCAGATTCATGTTCAACGCGGAGGGTGTTACTGATTTTCCCACGGTCGGTGATTGGGTCACGATACAGGCTTTTGACGATTCCACATATGCAATCGTCCATTCCGTTCTGCCTCGTAAAACTCTGTTGAAGCGCAAAGAGCCCGGTAAACGAATAGATTTTCAGCTGATTGCCGCTAATATTGATTTCGGCTTGGTTATGCAATCCGCGAATCATCTCAATCTCAATTTGCTGGACAGGTATTTCGTTATGCTGCATGAAAGCGGAATTCAACCTATCGCTGTTTTCAGCAAAATCGACCTGGTATCCCCTTCAGAACTGGCGGTGCTGGACAACACACTGTCAAGGCTGAGAAACGAATATCTTCTTATCAGTAATATTACCGATGAGGGTGTAGAGGAATTGTCAAAGAGACTGATACCCGGCGAAACATATTGCCTATTGGGTAAATCAGGAGTGGGAAAGACATCATTGCTTAACAATCTCCTTGGCACAAAAGCATTCAGGGTTGATGAAGTACGAGAAAAAGACGGAAAAGGCAGGCATATCACGACCAGACGTCAACTGATATGTATTGATTCCGGCGGTATTATCATTGACACTCCGGGGATGAGAGAACTTGGGAATTTTGAAATTGAAGATGGACTGGATCAGACATTTGAAGAGTTTTCTTCGTATGCTCCAAAATGTTGTTTCAGAAATTGTACGCACACCCACGAAGATGGATGTGCAATAATCGAAGCCGTCAAAAATGGAGAGATCGAAAAAAGCAGATATAAGAACTATCTCAAAATCAGGAGAGAATCCGAATTCTATGAGATGTCATATCAGGAAAAGCGTACGAAGGATAAATCATTCGGGAAAATGATCAAGAACTATAAGAAAAATACGAGAAAGAATCAAATAGATTAA
- a CDS encoding antibiotic biosynthesis monooxygenase, with protein sequence MSVKRVWHGWTTAGNADAYQALLHDEVFPGIEAKRIAGYRSIELFRRDLTGEVEFVTIMTFDSLKSVIDFQGEEYERCYVPDAAQKLLKRWDLYSAHYDAIEIRTY encoded by the coding sequence ATGTCCGTCAAACGCGTGTGGCACGGCTGGACGACGGCCGGGAACGCGGACGCATACCAGGCGCTTCTTCACGACGAGGTGTTTCCCGGAATCGAGGCGAAACGGATCGCCGGCTACCGGAGTATCGAGCTGTTCAGGAGGGACCTGACTGGTGAGGTGGAGTTTGTGACCATCATGACGTTTGACTCACTGAAGAGCGTCATCGATTTTCAGGGAGAGGAGTACGAGCGTTGCTATGTCCCCGATGCCGCCCAAAAGCTCTTGAAGCGATGGGATCTATACTCGGCGCATTATGACGCGATAGAAATCCGCACATACTAA
- a CDS encoding low temperature requirement protein A: MTRRVFWQRPALRTDEDEGIDRAVTWLELFYDLVFVVVIAGLAHELSIHPEFSQLPVFLFSMLPVWLIWNGFTYYAERFETEGFENRLVTFVMIAGVAGLAVFSHDSLGENYQGFAGTYLMVRGFIIFLWIRAGLHNRMFLRSSARFTLGYIICLILVVVSFFRPEGERMIWWGLGVLAEVIGPWLTVGETERLPAFSHNKLPERFGLMVIIVLGESVAGAIRGIAGEGQVSLPGALLGVLGLMLGFMAWCLYFDFIGRRRPPRGKVFSSWLWSYLHLPLVIVTAVMGAMLAPIVTRDADTASQILSVAVGSFLIILAALELTLKYTDDEPTHRILSPLLKVLTGCAALLMAPAHESLAIPVFMMLLVAVMWVNAGYGLWIWFTQDLDSRPLPADAD; encoded by the coding sequence ATGACACGACGGGTTTTCTGGCAGAGGCCGGCGCTTCGAACCGACGAAGACGAAGGGATTGATCGGGCGGTTACGTGGCTTGAGCTGTTTTATGACCTGGTGTTCGTCGTGGTCATCGCAGGACTCGCCCACGAGCTGTCCATCCACCCGGAATTTTCCCAACTCCCGGTTTTTCTTTTCAGTATGCTCCCGGTCTGGCTGATCTGGAATGGATTCACCTATTACGCCGAGCGGTTCGAGACCGAGGGATTCGAAAACCGGCTGGTGACGTTTGTGATGATTGCGGGTGTGGCGGGGCTGGCGGTGTTTTCCCACGATTCGCTGGGGGAGAATTATCAAGGATTTGCCGGAACGTACCTGATGGTTCGGGGATTCATCATCTTCCTATGGATCAGGGCCGGGCTCCATAACCGGATGTTTCTCAGGTCGTCGGCCAGATTCACCCTCGGATACATAATCTGCCTGATTCTGGTGGTAGTGTCGTTCTTTCGGCCCGAGGGAGAGCGGATGATCTGGTGGGGGCTGGGGGTTCTGGCGGAGGTCATCGGCCCCTGGCTGACAGTGGGTGAAACCGAGCGGCTTCCCGCATTTTCCCATAATAAGCTGCCGGAGCGGTTCGGCCTGATGGTGATCATCGTACTGGGCGAATCGGTTGCCGGAGCCATACGGGGCATCGCAGGAGAGGGTCAAGTGAGCCTTCCCGGTGCACTCTTGGGAGTACTGGGACTGATGCTTGGATTCATGGCGTGGTGTCTCTATTTCGATTTTATCGGCCGCCGGCGCCCACCGAGGGGGAAGGTTTTCTCCTCGTGGCTTTGGTCGTATCTCCACCTGCCGCTGGTGATTGTCACCGCCGTCATGGGGGCGATGCTGGCACCCATCGTGACCAGAGACGCCGATACGGCATCTCAGATCCTTTCCGTTGCGGTGGGATCGTTTCTAATTATCCTCGCGGCCCTCGAGCTGACCCTCAAATACACGGACGATGAGCCGACCCACCGGATCCTCAGTCCGCTGCTTAAGGTTCTCACCGGATGTGCGGCGCTCCTGATGGCGCCCGCTCACGAATCCCTTGCAATACCGGTCTTCATGATGCTTTTGGTCGCCGTCATGTGGGTGAATGCCGGGTACGGCCTGTGGATTTGGTTCACCCAGGATCTGGACAGCCGCCCGTTGCCCGCAGACGCCGATTAG
- a CDS encoding PhzF family phenazine biosynthesis protein — MIRLRFHILDVFAEKKYAGNQLAVVESFGALNDDAMLDISREFNFSETTFIQAREPGENGWPVRIFTPAGEVPFAGHPTLGTAWIIREELLKGTSEEIVLDLFAGTIPVTFRGDDAEMTQLPPVFGSRVDHAGAAEVLGIDESDIRVDLPIQIVSTGLPFLITPLADLDAVARCRVDTPLLRDFVKDLDAKLFFVFTDHAEHSENQIRARMFGHYYDVPEDPATGSAAGCLAGYLKKHAVLGEGEVFARIEQGFEMGRPSILTISAREEGGEMLIRVAGRVIKTAEGFLT; from the coding sequence ATGATCCGGCTCAGATTCCACATCCTGGATGTGTTTGCCGAAAAAAAATACGCGGGCAACCAGCTTGCGGTGGTGGAGAGCTTCGGCGCTCTCAACGACGACGCCATGCTCGATATCTCCCGGGAGTTCAACTTCTCCGAGACCACTTTTATCCAGGCGAGGGAGCCGGGGGAAAACGGCTGGCCGGTGCGCATATTCACCCCCGCGGGCGAGGTCCCCTTCGCCGGGCACCCCACCCTGGGCACCGCCTGGATCATCCGGGAGGAGCTTTTGAAGGGTACGTCTGAGGAGATCGTCCTCGATCTGTTCGCCGGGACCATCCCCGTGACGTTCAGGGGGGATGATGCCGAGATGACCCAGCTTCCCCCGGTCTTCGGCTCCCGCGTGGACCACGCCGGGGCGGCAGAGGTCCTGGGCATCGATGAGAGCGACATCCGGGTGGACCTGCCGATCCAGATCGTCTCCACCGGCCTCCCCTTTCTCATCACGCCGCTGGCGGATCTCGACGCCGTCGCCCGCTGCCGGGTCGATACACCGCTCTTGCGTGATTTCGTCAAAGACCTCGATGCGAAGCTGTTTTTCGTGTTCACGGACCACGCGGAGCATTCCGAAAACCAGATTCGCGCCCGGATGTTCGGACACTACTACGACGTCCCCGAGGACCCGGCCACCGGCAGCGCCGCCGGGTGCCTGGCGGGATACCTCAAAAAACACGCCGTCCTGGGTGAGGGAGAGGTTTTTGCCCGCATCGAGCAGGGGTTCGAGATGGGACGCCCCTCGATCCTGACGATCTCCGCACGAGAAGAGGGCGGGGAGATGCTCATCCGGGTGGCGGGTCGGGTAATCAAAACCGCCGAGGGCTTTTTGACATGA
- a CDS encoding GrpB family protein: protein MAGDIHIRMIGGTARLCASRDTSDDAVVAFYRPLILRLTGEVPHTAKMSRLIGFRAGAGAGEEYRFLGIEADASGEIPEGMIALTVSDTSMSVTIPGRSGITHRIRWAWREETPLGPVGEFSAPLPFDRAHPEGEHVRPFTLTVHAPVDVNNPIPEEDAIVLSDPDPAWTEEFSRMERRLRADFPGIVTRIEHYGSTAVPGVPAKPVIDILVEVPSFDTAPRALIPHLSGPDWEYWEYTDHMIFIKRREFRGPRTHHVHVAPAGHRLWEGLIFRDYLETHPETARAYAALKRELSIRFRTDREAYTEAKTEFIRGILERAKAGAGD, encoded by the coding sequence ATGGCAGGTGATATACATATCCGGATGATCGGCGGGACGGCGCGGCTGTGTGCGTCGAGGGACACAAGCGACGACGCGGTGGTTGCTTTTTATCGTCCGCTGATACTTCGCCTCACGGGAGAGGTGCCCCATACGGCGAAAATGTCCCGCCTCATCGGCTTTCGGGCGGGAGCGGGCGCCGGGGAGGAATATCGTTTTCTCGGCATCGAGGCGGACGCCTCGGGAGAAATACCCGAGGGCATGATCGCCCTGACCGTTTCGGATACCTCAATGAGCGTGACGATTCCCGGCCGCTCCGGGATCACCCACCGCATCCGATGGGCCTGGCGGGAGGAGACGCCCCTGGGGCCGGTGGGCGAGTTCTCCGCCCCGCTGCCGTTCGACCGCGCCCATCCCGAGGGGGAGCACGTGCGCCCCTTTACCCTCACCGTCCACGCCCCGGTGGATGTGAACAATCCAATTCCGGAGGAGGATGCGATCGTGCTTTCCGATCCGGACCCCGCCTGGACCGAGGAGTTTTCCCGCATGGAAAGGCGGCTTCGGGCCGATTTTCCCGGGATCGTCACGCGGATCGAACACTACGGCAGCACCGCCGTCCCCGGCGTTCCGGCGAAGCCCGTCATTGATATCCTGGTAGAGGTACCGTCCTTCGATACGGCCCCCCGCGCGCTGATACCACACCTTTCCGGCCCCGATTGGGAGTACTGGGAATATACCGACCACATGATATTCATCAAGAGGCGGGAGTTCCGAGGCCCCCGGACCCATCACGTGCACGTGGCCCCCGCGGGGCATCGGCTCTGGGAGGGGCTGATCTTCCGTGATTACCTGGAGACCCACCCCGAAACCGCCCGGGCATATGCGGCCCTCAAGCGGGAGCTTTCGATTCGATTCCGGACCGACCGGGAGGCCTACACCGAGGCCAAGACGGAGTTCATCAGGGGAATCCTTGAGCGTGCGAAGGCCGGAGCCGGCGATTGA
- a CDS encoding methyltransferase domain-containing protein — MFEELERINHRPQPFEVYTADDLWTDEHTSKQMLAYHLNPEIDAASRSKEFIERSVDWIGSHFRLGENTSVADFGCGPGLYTNRLAAKWGAQVTGIDFSKRSIEYAQAIARTENITVRYIHQNYLEFEDTEQFDFIMMIMCDFCALSPDQRMHLLDTFYSLLPPGGSILLDVYSPNAFAQRTEAASYEPNLLNGFWSPHRYYGFLNIFKYEDEKVVLEKYTIVEKDRTRTVYNWLQCFTVDSLEKELHQSGFKTTGRYADVAGTVFDPELTEFAVVGVKE; from the coding sequence ATGTTTGAAGAATTGGAGCGAATCAATCATCGACCGCAGCCCTTCGAGGTATATACGGCGGATGATTTGTGGACGGATGAACACACATCGAAGCAGATGCTTGCATATCACCTCAATCCCGAAATCGACGCGGCCTCACGGAGTAAAGAATTCATTGAGCGCTCCGTCGATTGGATCGGGTCGCATTTCCGTCTGGGGGAGAATACTTCGGTAGCGGATTTCGGATGCGGGCCGGGCCTCTATACGAACAGGCTGGCGGCGAAATGGGGGGCTCAGGTGACCGGTATCGACTTCTCGAAGCGCTCCATAGAATACGCACAAGCAATCGCACGCACTGAGAATATCACCGTGCGGTACATACATCAGAACTACCTGGAATTTGAGGACACCGAGCAATTCGACTTCATCATGATGATCATGTGTGACTTCTGTGCCCTGAGTCCCGATCAACGAATGCATCTGCTTGATACGTTCTATTCCCTTCTCCCGCCGGGCGGTTCGATCCTGCTGGATGTCTATTCGCCGAATGCATTCGCACAGCGAACGGAAGCGGCATCGTACGAGCCGAATCTCCTGAATGGATTTTGGTCGCCCCACAGGTACTACGGTTTTTTGAACATCTTCAAATATGAAGATGAAAAGGTGGTGTTGGAAAAATACACCATAGTAGAAAAGGATCGAACACGAACCGTCTATAACTGGCTTCAGTGCTTTACCGTGGATTCCCTGGAGAAAGAGCTGCACCAATCGGGATTCAAAACAACCGGGCGGTATGCGGACGTCGCAGGCACGGTGTTTGACCCGGAGCTTACCGAGTTCGCCGTTGTGGGTGTGAAGGAGTAG
- a CDS encoding PQQ-binding-like beta-propeller repeat protein translates to MKRGILTLSKAVCLMVLVCSGSLFSVHVAGGESDADPYIPMFRGNPAHTGSYPTDGVPVFHDAAWKFEIGGVIGSSPCVADGTVFFGGFDGYLYAVDTETGGELWRFQTGGIVQSSPCVIDGVVCVGSHDGALYAVDAHNGEELWRFETGGYVISSPCVVDGVVYFGSFDDYLYAVDASTGRELWRFDGGDFIHSSPVCAGGVVYVGTTGGAVFAVDGETGRELWRFQAGHWVNSSPAVVGETLLFGSGDGFLYCLSASAGRELWRFRTDEIVDSSPAVSDGVVYFGSMDFHLYAVDISTGRELWRFRTDYWVDSSPCVVGGVVYFGGRDGGFYALEAEAGSELWRFKTNDIIFSSPCVMGGVVYVGGGDGFLYAIE, encoded by the coding sequence ATGAAACGCGGGATTTTAACGTTATCCAAGGCTGTATGTCTGATGGTACTCGTCTGCTCGGGAAGTCTCTTTTCTGTGCATGTTGCGGGAGGCGAGAGTGACGCCGATCCGTATATCCCCATGTTCCGGGGTAATCCCGCCCATACGGGCAGTTACCCCACAGACGGGGTCCCGGTCTTTCATGATGCGGCATGGAAGTTCGAAATCGGCGGGGTGATCGGCTCCTCCCCTTGCGTGGCGGACGGTACGGTCTTCTTCGGCGGGTTCGACGGATACCTCTACGCCGTCGACACGGAAACGGGCGGGGAGTTGTGGCGGTTTCAGACCGGAGGGATCGTTCAGTCATCTCCCTGTGTGATCGACGGGGTTGTGTGCGTCGGAAGCCACGACGGCGCCCTTTACGCCGTGGACGCGCACAACGGCGAAGAGCTGTGGCGGTTCGAAACCGGGGGGTATGTGATATCGTCTCCCTGTGTCGTGGACGGCGTGGTCTATTTCGGAAGCTTTGATGATTACCTCTATGCTGTGGACGCATCCACCGGCCGGGAGCTCTGGCGATTCGACGGTGGGGATTTCATTCATTCCTCACCGGTCTGTGCGGGGGGTGTGGTGTATGTCGGAACCACCGGCGGCGCCGTATTCGCCGTGGATGGGGAGACCGGCCGGGAGCTGTGGCGCTTTCAGGCGGGGCACTGGGTCAATTCGTCGCCGGCGGTGGTCGGTGAAACGCTTCTCTTCGGGAGCGGGGACGGATTTCTGTACTGTCTGAGCGCATCCGCCGGCCGGGAGCTGTGGCGCTTTCGGACCGATGAGATTGTGGATTCCTCCCCCGCCGTTTCAGACGGCGTGGTCTATTTCGGAAGCATGGATTTTCATCTGTATGCCGTTGACATATCGACGGGCCGGGAGCTCTGGCGCTTCAGGACCGATTATTGGGTGGATTCGTCTCCCTGCGTGGTGGGGGGCGTCGTCTATTTCGGCGGCAGGGACGGCGGCTTCTACGCTCTGGAGGCGGAGGCCGGCAGTGAACTCTGGCGGTTCAAGACGAATGATATCATCTTCTCCTCCCCCTGTGTAATGGGGGGGGTGGTCTACGTCGGAGGCGGGGACGGTTTTCTCTACGCAATCGAGTGA
- a CDS encoding AraC family transcriptional regulator has translation MGHRSEKMAELVCLLEEHTVQDGLVSAGVDNVFLLRLSQQIDRFPQVYEPGIVIGAQGKKSIYLEGKRYDYCAGTFLTLFVPMPVECEIVEASPERPLLGVGVIIDRNRLTRLLLKMDNVDRPPPKPDTIDASGIFTAPVSNALLDAAVRLMRALGNPTESAVLGDAIIDEIYFRIISDVQGGALTHLLQQRGQIQRIARAVEYVNQNLDKPVSVDDLADMVNMSSSGFHKRFKEVMHVSPLQYAKSMKLNRAQSYILQGKSVSEAGYMVGYNSPAQFSREYKRHFGIVPSET, from the coding sequence ATGGGACATCGATCCGAAAAAATGGCCGAGCTTGTCTGCCTGTTGGAGGAACATACCGTCCAAGACGGTCTGGTGTCCGCCGGCGTCGACAATGTGTTCCTCCTGCGTCTTTCACAGCAGATCGATCGCTTTCCCCAGGTGTATGAACCGGGAATTGTAATCGGCGCCCAGGGGAAAAAGAGCATCTATCTGGAGGGGAAGCGATATGATTACTGCGCCGGAACGTTTCTCACCCTGTTCGTGCCCATGCCCGTTGAGTGCGAGATCGTGGAGGCCAGTCCGGAAAGGCCGCTGCTGGGGGTCGGAGTCATTATTGATCGGAACAGGCTGACCAGGCTGCTGCTGAAAATGGACAACGTCGATCGGCCTCCCCCAAAACCGGATACCATTGATGCGTCCGGGATATTTACTGCGCCCGTCAGCAATGCCCTGCTGGATGCTGCCGTCCGCCTGATGAGGGCTCTCGGGAATCCGACAGAGTCGGCCGTTTTGGGTGATGCGATCATCGACGAGATATATTTCCGCATTATCAGTGACGTGCAGGGAGGGGCGCTGACTCATCTCCTCCAGCAGCGGGGACAGATACAGCGGATCGCCAGGGCGGTTGAGTATGTAAATCAGAACCTGGATAAACCGGTGTCCGTGGATGATCTGGCGGATATGGTCAACATGAGCAGCTCCGGTTTTCACAAAAGATTCAAGGAGGTAATGCATGTGTCTCCCCTGCAATACGCCAAGTCGATGAAGCTCAACAGGGCGCAAAGCTACATCCTGCAGGGGAAGAGCGTCAGCGAGGCGGGATATATGGTGGGATACAACAGCCCGGCCCAGTTCAGCCGGGAGTACAAACGCCATTTTGGGATTGTGCCGTCGGAGACGTAG
- a CDS encoding NAD-dependent epimerase/dehydratase family protein yields the protein MGKHVLITGATGMVGGLVLTLCLESREVSRVTSLLRRKSGIRHEKLTKIIIQDFSVLDENADCFEAVDIVYYCLGVYTGAVDRVLFRKITVDYPETLARAVLAKNSEVTFCLLSGAGADRTEKSRMMFSQDKGAVENRLSRMGFRAFHAFRPGYIYPVTPRNEPNVTYRLMRRLYPVLNMLAPRFSITSTDLAAAIFTVGMKGYELEILENRDILKVIGRA from the coding sequence ATGGGAAAACACGTCCTGATAACCGGCGCGACGGGGATGGTGGGAGGCCTTGTCCTGACCCTGTGTCTGGAGAGCCGGGAGGTGTCGAGAGTAACGAGCCTCCTCAGGCGGAAGTCCGGGATCCGGCACGAAAAGCTGACCAAAATTATCATACAGGATTTTTCGGTCCTCGATGAGAACGCGGACTGTTTTGAAGCGGTGGATATCGTCTACTACTGCCTCGGGGTATACACCGGAGCCGTCGACAGAGTTCTCTTCAGGAAAATCACCGTGGACTACCCAGAAACCTTGGCGCGGGCCGTGCTTGCGAAGAATTCTGAAGTAACGTTCTGTCTGTTAAGCGGCGCGGGAGCCGATCGCACCGAAAAAAGCCGGATGATGTTCTCCCAGGACAAAGGGGCCGTCGAAAATCGCCTGTCACGCATGGGATTTCGGGCGTTTCACGCATTCAGGCCCGGATATATTTATCCTGTTACGCCTCGAAATGAGCCGAACGTCACCTACCGGCTGATGAGACGGTTGTATCCTGTATTAAATATGCTCGCCCCTCGATTCAGCATTACGTCGACGGACCTTGCGGCCGCCATATTCACCGTCGGAATGAAGGGGTATGAGCTGGAAATCCTCGAAAACAGGGATATTCTGAAAGTGATCGGAAGAGCGTGA
- a CDS encoding TIGR04076 family protein translates to MKQFEIEVEQVTGHCSYSYRQGDKIICNGYDTPAGFCGGAYVTLFPIIVALSSGARFDFEDNPLSKTKMACPDNGNVIFKVTLLE, encoded by the coding sequence ATGAAACAATTTGAAATAGAAGTGGAACAGGTCACCGGGCACTGTTCCTATTCATATCGGCAGGGCGATAAGATCATCTGCAACGGATACGATACGCCGGCCGGCTTTTGCGGCGGGGCGTACGTCACCCTGTTTCCGATTATCGTCGCGCTTTCCTCCGGCGCCCGGTTCGATTTTGAGGACAATCCCCTCTCCAAGACGAAAATGGCGTGCCCCGACAACGGAAACGTCATTTTCAAGGTGACTCTCCTTGAGTAA